GCTAACATGACTGTTCAGTGTTTATCAATAGGAACAAAAACAaccctgtggggtgggggtttagCCAAAGGAGCTCCAATCACATTTGGAATTACTGGACTAAGGACCTCCAGTGATGGAACTACATGCTCATTAATGGCATAGATCATGCTCAACAGCAAAGAGTAAGTCTAAAGCCTTTTTAGCCTACTGGGGACAGTAAGCTTTTGCAGCTGATGGTATCTGTTGGGAtcacatttctttgttttttttgtgattgcaCATTGATTTTGATTGAACTCCAGCCTGACTAATAGACACAGAAGGACCTCACCTCTTCCCTGTGCACAGGCCTCCTTTGGGTGCTGACACTGGAGGTGGAGAGCACGGGCTGCTTCCCACATTGTGTTCCCGTGTTCACCATCCTCTTCTCCCGGAGAGAGGCGCTTGCACCTAACTGTGCCTGCCTACCCCCCTCCGCCTTACCTGTGAAGTACAGACAAGAGCACTCACACAGCAGTATCGTGCACGTAGCACACATCTATGTGGCTAACTATCAACGGAATTTTAAAAGGGATACACAAAGCGTGGTGCGGTCCTTGCCCGTCACATTTTGCCTCTTACCTAGCATAGATCGATCAATCCACTTTTTTAGTTCAGCTTCAATGGTCACGTCTTTTTATTGCCAAACTCTGCGTTTTTGCCAGGACTACTAGCCTACATCAGTCGCCAGTTATTTGTCAGCCTTAAATATCGTTCTTAATGGTTTACCGGAATTGTCCGCAATTATCacaaacattcattaaaatgttcgCAAACGCAAATAAAATTCACCGCTCTTATCTAagacatttaaattatatttatgtttgtgttattttgctttAGGCGAGAGTTGATGTAAATCCAAAAATGAAACGTGGGAGTCTTTGGAGAGAtgctcaaaatatatatttcatcacATCTATCAACAGGCTTTGTTGTCAGTGCCGAAAGTTTACTGAGTGGCAACGTCGTATTTTGACGGCACTAACCTGTACATGTCACGGCGTTCTCTTTCATACCAGGGCCAGCACTCTCGAGACTCCCGATGTTATTACTGACTATTCCTTGGTGCAACTGGGGGGTTTCGGTGTCGGTGTTTGTAAGCCATGTCGATTCTGTCTCCCTGGTCCAGCTCTCATAATATCGTGGTTCAATTGCAGCAGCCCTGCTTCCACCGCAGCCCATTGGATTAAGCGCACACCCTCTCGGCTTCGCGCTTGCTATATGTAAAAGGTCCAAATCCTTCACCGCGCGCCGGTCTTCTTCAAAGCTTTAGGTTGCATCACGGAGGCTTTTATCCTTCTATATGTTCGTTATTAgtgttctcctcctccctcctctccgtCAGCGTTACCGAACCGAGGATGCTAGCTACAGTATGTGCTGCGCTTCCTCTTCTCTGTTTATAAGACCAACCAGATATTATACCCTGTGCTTACGTCACATGCGTAACCCAGTGCACTGACTATAAACGCAGTTTTTAGTCAGCTGGTCCCCGAAACGCTTTCAGTTGCCCAGTTTATCGTGGTTAATAAACGCATTGAAAAATTGAATGTTGTATAAacggaagcattttttttttcaccctcaCAAAAAATGAAGCTAATGTAAgccattattattgtttcagaATATCAAAGCAAGTAGCCTATATTCGACATTTTGATAGCCTATAGGGTATGTTACCAATGCATCTATTTGTAGATCTAACCATAACCATAAAAATGTGGGCCTATAAAGTGATGATTTAGTCATGTAATGTAGACTATAGTCAATTCATAATAGTGTGTAGTGTATTGGCATTAAATAATACAGGACAACAGCAACGAAGTTCAGTCAACGACTGATGCCGAATTGTAAGCTTATGGCAGCAAAAAAAAGCGATAACATCACTTTTCTGTGTTAATTTTTTAGTTAACAAATTTAGAAATTTCACCAACGATACGATTAAATGACATGAGAGTTGATAtaattgtaaaaacattttctgattttGATCGGATAATTAAACCGCTAATCTTGACGGTCAGTTTCAAATCAATAATTAAACCATTTTAACCCATGACGACCTGACATGCTTCGCTCAGGTGCTTGCTGCTGTTATAACACTGGGTGTCGCTGCTTTCCATTGCGAGTAATTTGAGTAGCCCATCCGAGCAGAACAGATGACGTGTGAAACccaatacattttgttaatgTATCCGAAACAAGAATGCaaatacataatttttaaaaaattgaatattgTCTAATCCTAAAACAAGTACTCAAATGTCTTACAcaacaattcattaattcatcatGGGTCATCACTCAAAGTGTCATAGCCATAAGACAGCACTTTCACGCCAAAAACAATCTTCTGTTATGAAAGATGATTATTATAAAGCGTGGTGGCTTCCTCAACTCCTCTTATCTCCGTCATGGTTGAGTTTTGCCGCACATATCCACTGTAAAATTCTGGGGCAGTCACACGAGCCCCGCAGTCACCCGGTATATCTTGCACCTTCCTGCATGCTGGTTGGCTGTTCCCCAAAGCTACCACATCCATTCAAAATTTTTGAGACCGCATCTAGGTTCGTCCCAGACATATGTACCCTCATCCTCCCGTTCTCATACCTTCAGCTTATGTCAGTGGAGGTCAGCATAAGTTATGGACTTCTCTGAAAAGAGAATACTGACTTGGGCAATATCCTGGTAGGCCTAATGCATTCTCAAACTAGGTTACCTTCTTCCTCCCGTGACTTACGGGCTGAACAATTTGATTCATAATGCTCACTCTATATCTCTTAATAATTGGTGACAggtaagcatttaaaaatgcaattacaaagTCATTGCTAATACCTCTAGCGAAAAGGATATAAATGACTTCTCAATGATGTAATAGACAAAATGCAGTCAGGAGTCATGACCTTCAGAAACATAATCAGCAATATCAGATTAGTTTTTGTTATTCTtgattattcatattttgtgcACGGTGAGAGCTTTATTCTGTTTGCttgaattttacaaaatatttcattgaacTGGGCATATGTAAAGCCTTGGAATTATTTGGATTTGGAGAGAGATTTatggtggtggaatgacctccctgtggaggtcagaacagctgagactgtgacccatttcaaacgacgactgaagacccacctcttcaggctgcacctctccccatccctcccttcccccctgtaaatgactaaacttagggttgtaactaggcagctgtttcataggtgacttaggcgcatcaactgtcttgtatttttatttttatttttttctatagattgcgttgttgccgttctcgttgttagtgttaatcagtttaaccatcagggtccaagttgaactatgcggttgttccctgtacttggaccagtacttctctctaggggtttcgtcatacttgttcctggttatggttatacactttgttgtacgtcgctctggataagagcgtctgccaaatgcctgtaatgtaatttaatgtaatgtaaatttataaaagcagtaaaaacacaatataaaaataagaatagctCATTGCACATCTAAAAGATTTAATATACAGCGAAGGATTCATTGAGGATGTTCCATCTGCTCATAcctattttctttatattaacTAATTAATACTTTCTTTAGATCATAAGGAGTGTACCTGTATAttgctaaaaaaatatttttaatatccccattattcaactttttttgtttattaattcaactcttaatagATAACATCTGGTCCCACACTGGAATGTTATCTTTTGAGACTTCAATTAACACTAACTGACACAAGACATTTCACTGTATGCTCCATTAGATGCCTCAACCCAACAGATTAAATCttgagtttttttaaaccaatctTTCTATGCctttctatatatatttatatgaccTTGGCAGTATATGTTCCAAAGGATAACAGTAACATAACAACACACTGTACCTTAAAGATAGAAAATGGTTTCTACATATACATGAAAACTGTTACAAAAAGTTTCGACTTAACTACCATTTACTAGACTCCTAAACCATTTATGAATTTTCACAAGAATGAACCAGAACAAGCAATACTTCTTAATATAtccatttagtttattttcatcCATGGTATGGACTATGGACAGTGCCTGCGCATTTTTGTCCTTTACACACCAAATGTACAGATATGAGACAATACACATATTGCTTCATTGTAAAACAATTTGCCATTTAAGAGAACCACTACTTATGAGAGGCAACAAATGTGTTAAGAGAACAGGATAAAAGACCTACCCCCTCACATAAACAGTAGCTTCACTTGTTCGGCTCATAACCATACAGTACTGTGAGCCTGGCCAGGCTGACTCTGAAGTGAGAGAAGTTGCCAATTTTGGGGATATGCTTttacaatgttcagttaagtTGTCATAAATCATAATCTTGTGCAGGTGGGGCTCAAGTCAAGCCAACTCAACTGTTGATCATACTGAACAATGTAGCAGGCTAAATCTGCTATAGCCAATCACACTGTAGGAAAAAATACCAACAAACAAATTTCCCTTTCCAGGAGGTAAAGAATATTTAAGCAATGTCTGTGAAGGGGGCATCCTCTAACTCCACAATGGCACAGAAGTGGAATGATTACAAAGCAATATTCTTCATTATGAATGAAGTGGCCACAAAGATTTTGATTCTCTGAgcagatatttaaataacttgatcatgttattaaaatacataaactgtaaacaaataaaaaaaacatatataatgtAGCTGCAAGAACCAATTTCTGTTCATGCCGATGGGAATGGacaaatggaatttaaaaatatttttaataaaatatggagCTCTATGGCACCCCCATGTGCTTTGATTAGGCCATTGCAGACAGGGTGATATCTTCACGTGAGTGTGAATACACCTACCAAATTCTTTGCACCATTTTGGATTTATTAGCGTTTTTTTGATAAGCTATACCAACATGTTCATTGGCTTGTCACTTCGTCATCTTTGGACATAACCGCAAGAGAGATAATACCTGTAAAGAGATAAGTTCATATATTCACCATGCCTAATTTTCTGCAAAATAGTTTATTTCTGTAGAAGTAGAAGCATTTAAgtctttttcagaaaattaaaaatgccaaaaaatctATTATGGTAAAGGTCCGGTATGGTGAATACTAAGACAAGTCTGCCTTTCAATGCAAGTTCTCGCTCAAGTGAGAAAGGGTTCAGAGTTGTCCCATATAAGTAGTCTGTAAGTGTCACAGGGCTGCACATGACCTAAACGAGCCCCTAATGACCCCGTTTATGAAGTCCACACCACTCGACACCGATAAAGAGATCTGCCCATAATTCTTTACCACACCATGACATTCAGGACAAAGAAACAATTACAATCATTCATTTAAACGAAGCGTATTGAGGCAAAAACATGGGTTATGTTCTCATAAAGCCTGTCCCCATTACAGCATAATGCGAAAGAGGCACACACTCAAGCTCTAGTGAAAAAGCATTATGAAAGAAATACATCACTGACAGTACATGAGTCCATAGATTTTACATGTTGAGGGCTCAAGGGTAAACACTGGGATGTACAGATTGAGCAGATTTGTTTTCCATGAGGAGCAGGATGTTTAGAGGTTGATTAAAAGTCT
This window of the Anguilla anguilla isolate fAngAng1 chromosome 1, fAngAng1.pri, whole genome shotgun sequence genome carries:
- the LOC118223323 gene encoding brain and acute leukemia cytoplasmic protein-like — translated: MGCGGSRAAAIEPRYYESWTRETESTWLTNTDTETPQLHQGIVSNNIGSLESAGPGMKENAVTCTGKAEGGRQAQLGASASLREKRMVNTGTQCGKQPVLSTSSVSTQRRPVHREETKQDARRMSSKDVAGNITKSIQQVSRGDMTPSCVQ